GTTGCTAATTGTTGTGTGTTACTTGGCAACACAGGAAACCACTCCTATGTGATATATTATTAACAAAGAGACTATTAGAGAGACATACAGGGCCATAATATCAGCTAGAAAGTCACTGATAGTATCACATAtataagaaatagaaaaatctaCTAATTCAGCCTGATATTTCTCTTTATCTTTGCAGGCATCATGTTTAAGGCAGCTCTCTTGGTCATCTTCCACATTAAGGCTTTCTACAGGATCTGGATTAGTGCTACCAGTTGAACttcatttaatatttcattttaaacgAACTAATTTGTAAAAATTCTGCCcacatttttctatttattcccatataaataaattatgtttTGTAATGTCACCAAAGgacaaggtaaaaaaaaagtgtttggagGGTGGGGGTAGCAGAGAACTGAAGTTTTATCACAGAAATGGAGGTAACAAAAGCCAATACCAGATTGCATCACTATGATTTAATTGGTGCCATTAACACAGTATCTTGGGAAAGCTGAGTAACAAATTACATGCCTCTCAATGGAGGGGAAATACTTGACAACTCTCATGTGACAGGGCAGGAATATAGTAGTGGAGGCTTAATGTTTCTTTTCCCGTAGCCTTCAATTTCTACAGAAAGCTCTCAGTGTGCTTTGGGATATTCCACTCAGCAGCTCAGTTGAACATACCCTGTCACAGATGATCTCATCTTGAGCCATGTAACCAACTGTGCTCTACAACAAAGCAAAATTCCTACTAGGATGGAAAAAGGCACAGGGAATCTCTCTTCGTCTCTAGTGCATTAGTGTAGCAGTTGTAAGGATTAGAGTTAAAATGGACCTTGAAGGACCTGACCAGCAAGGCAGTAGTGAGCCAAAGGTAAGTTTCTATGTATGTGTCTCTTCAATCAGGTACATTTCAAATATAAAAGGAAGTCATAAAGCAACAAGGAAGCAACAGAAGACATGTATGTATTTACATACTGTCAGCCTCAGCAGCTaacagaagtaaaagaaaaaaaagtaaaaaaaaaaaaaaaaaaaaaaaagctagctCTTACAATCTCATTTAAATCTCCTCACTCTTTACTGCAGCTAAGGAAGCACTCAAGGGAGGGGACAACAACCTTTGCAGTAATTATCAGCACATATTACATCAGAAGAGATCTAATCATATCCTTAAATCACCTAAATCTCATAACAAAGTTTCTTAGAACTACTTTCAGGAATGAAAAGAAGCCTTTCTCTTGAATTTATGACACAAGTTTTCCACTTGCAGAACTGAAGTAGACATCACATGGGATTTTATAGCTATCCTTGAAGGATATCATGAGCAGATTTTCTAAGtgacacacctggcacagaAGCACATTTGTCAAGGCCACTATCTACAGGCAGAGAAAGGCAGTAGTACTTGTTCACTTCAAGTACTCTGTCTACTGCTCAGAATACACACAGCAGATTAGTGCACAATTCTGCATTTCTCCAGGGATTGAGATGTAGGTTGCTCAGAAGACAAGCTCTGTAACATCCAGCTTCTGCTAGAAACACCTGGAGCACTTTGAGCTGGGCTTTTTTGTACCATAGTAACTAAAAGGGCAGGAACAAAActggggaaaagtggggaaaaaagagtgaAAACTGAGACTGAACATTAAGAATAGTAAGTTTTCTTATTAATCTACAGGATATGGCTCAACAGTAATTCACATAAAGCCTCAATTATTTAACTTGCAACTTTATTTCAGTGTAAGTCATTGGTATAAAGTTTAATTTCTAATTATACAGATACTGGGGATTTTCAGGGAAgtttattttgtcctttttaatgtcttttgcCACTTGGTCCTCAGGCATGTTTTAAGAGGACTAACACCACATGTGTACCTTAAATTTCTATACAAAAGCACTTCAAgtctttgttttgttcttctgaATAGGATGCCCAAAACATGCATATTATAGACAATATAATGGTCAAGGAAATGTTTCCGCTTTTTAAACTAAGGCAGTTAAAACCCCAGGAATATTGTTTGAGTAATTTGGAAGAGTAAAAAGGCTTCCTTAGTGCTCATTTATTCTTTGAGCAAGTAAGACACACCCTCTTGGAATTATCAGATTTGATTGCTGTCTGCACTGAAAAGACAAAGATTGCCAAAGACAGCATTTAATTATATACATTTCATAATGCCACTAACTCATCCACTTCTGAATAAGAACTCGTCAACGTTAAGAACTGTGTAAACCCACATGCAAAAACTGCCatagaattttttaaatagaacCAAATTGGCAAGTTTTTGGAAAGGATATttcaatgtttaaaaaaaaagactaataaAATGAGCACTTCAAGTAACTTAAATATCTTCAGCAAACATGTCCAGCAAGAGACTCTCTGTAAAAGAAATTGTTCTTAGAACAAAAAGCTAACAAATGGCTATTTCGCCACTATTTTTTCAACACAGTGGTGGGTCTGTGTGAAACATTTTGTAATCTAAATAAAGCGAGTCCATTACAATGTTAAAAAACATACATTAAGCAGGACTGATTAACTATTGCATTTCGGTATTTACAAAAGTGCTTAGCATAACAAAATTAcctaaaaaaatataaactttaCCAATATCATTTGGTTCTATGTGTGCTCTAGACCTGCACTTGGAAAAAATAGTATTTACATTGTTAGATTTAGATAAGTTTCTAtaatttttgaagaaatttAACAAAACTCCCCCCACAAATGGACCCATAGCTAAGTCAATGAATTTCATCTGGCTCATAACAGAGCAGGAGCAAATCCTTGAAGGCTGAGCAGTACAAACAATTCTAGCCATTATCTGTGGTGTTAGACCCCAGAACTGGCTGCCGACAAATTGGGCAGGTGGAGTTTTCAGAAAGCCAGCGATCAATACAATGAATATGAAACTCATGCGTACAAGGTAATTGCCTTAGCTTATTCCCCGTTGCATATTCATTAATGCAAACACTGCATGTTTTACTCCATTCATTTTCAGTGTGAACATCCCCATAGTTCCGTGTAGAAAGATTGTCAATCTGCTCTTTGGTTAAACCTCTTAAAcgatcatcatcatcatcctcattcAGCAGGAAGAAGTGGGCAAGTCGAAGGATGGGCAGCGTTCCGTTTTCCACTAGGTTGTTTGCGTCTTGAGACTGCCTGCTGTCTTGGTTCTCATGATTGCGCCCAGAGCGCTGACTACCACCCCTCTGtccatttctttccctgctgccatcTACTGCACGTCCATTTCTAGACAAAACCCCACTGGGATCACTGCTGTTCGCTGAACTTGAGTTATTCTGTGCATCTGCTAAGTGATGACCGCCTCTTTGCACTTCTGAATTAGATTCAGTTTCCATTAAAGAACTCAGTTCTCCAAAGCCTGCCATTATCTGCCTAAGGATTGATCGAAGAGCCACTGATGAAGGTTCCCCAAGCCCAGTTTCTGAAATCCGACGAAGAGGTATCCGTATAGTGCTAATGTAGGTCCGAATACCTGCACGTTCTGAGCGGGATATCGTGCGCCGAAATCCCCCACTGTCACTTTCAAAGGTAACTGTGTTTTCTGACATTCCTACTCTAGAACGTGTTCTACTGGCAATGCTGTCCCGGTCTCTGTTTTCTCCAGGACGAATTCTTCTCACCTGAAGATCTAGTGTAATTGTTGGGTGCCTTCTGGCAGCAGCTACTGGCCTACCAGTAGCAACCTCTTCCGAAGTTGTTCGTAAGGATGGGGCTACACTGGAAAGCTGGGGGGCCTGAGTGTTATCTCTTGCTTGCTCTTCAGTAGGCTGTGGAGAAGCCTGAGCTGTTTGTCTCCTACTTCTGTTGACCTGCTGTGCACTTCTACCCTG
The sequence above is a segment of the Haemorhous mexicanus isolate bHaeMex1 chromosome 2, bHaeMex1.pri, whole genome shotgun sequence genome. Coding sequences within it:
- the RNF6 gene encoding E3 ubiquitin-protein ligase RNF6 isoform X1 — protein: MDPTKNVKKGQLGIIIMDRSRRRAGNGNEQAPSRERSGEGERQRQLERLSREEAYYQFINELNEEDYRLMRDRNLLGTPGEITAEELQQRLEGAKERLTSQSGLDNREGEGRTVGDSEVLGENSNGDSLLEWLNTFRRTGNATRSGQSGNQTWRAVSRTNPNSGEFRFSLEININHDHNSFETSGEEYVDIDATRLYVERRRQLVASSVAPRTRSMAAREANNEAARTRLLRRAMALRSEIVSHAVSGRLRSRTRELTGQTNNTTQNNSVSADEPREMPERGTSAGVRRGRARTNVRMNTNQRLEILRLRSTLSSRSRSPLQRQGDAARSEEHGQRQGRSAQQVNRSRRQTAQASPQPTEEQARDNTQAPQLSSVAPSLRTTSEEVATGRPVAAARRHPTITLDLQVRRIRPGENRDRDSIASRTRSRVGMSENTVTFESDSGGFRRTISRSERAGIRTYISTIRIPLRRISETGLGEPSSVALRSILRQIMAGFGELSSLMETESNSEVQRGGHHLADAQNNSSSANSSDPSGVLSRNGRAVDGSRERNGQRGGSQRSGRNHENQDSRQSQDANNLVENGTLPILRLAHFFLLNEDDDDDRLRGLTKEQIDNLSTRNYGDVHTENEWSKTCSVCINEYATGNKLRQLPCTHEFHIHCIDRWLSENSTCPICRQPVLGSNTTDNG
- the RNF6 gene encoding E3 ubiquitin-protein ligase RNF6 isoform X2, which gives rise to MDRSRRRAGNGNEQAPSRERSGEGERQRQLERLSREEAYYQFINELNEEDYRLMRDRNLLGTPGEITAEELQQRLEGAKERLTSQSGLDNREGEGRTVGDSEVLGENSNGDSLLEWLNTFRRTGNATRSGQSGNQTWRAVSRTNPNSGEFRFSLEININHDHNSFETSGEEYVDIDATRLYVERRRQLVASSVAPRTRSMAAREANNEAARTRLLRRAMALRSEIVSHAVSGRLRSRTRELTGQTNNTTQNNSVSADEPREMPERGTSAGVRRGRARTNVRMNTNQRLEILRLRSTLSSRSRSPLQRQGDAARSEEHGQRQGRSAQQVNRSRRQTAQASPQPTEEQARDNTQAPQLSSVAPSLRTTSEEVATGRPVAAARRHPTITLDLQVRRIRPGENRDRDSIASRTRSRVGMSENTVTFESDSGGFRRTISRSERAGIRTYISTIRIPLRRISETGLGEPSSVALRSILRQIMAGFGELSSLMETESNSEVQRGGHHLADAQNNSSSANSSDPSGVLSRNGRAVDGSRERNGQRGGSQRSGRNHENQDSRQSQDANNLVENGTLPILRLAHFFLLNEDDDDDRLRGLTKEQIDNLSTRNYGDVHTENEWSKTCSVCINEYATGNKLRQLPCTHEFHIHCIDRWLSENSTCPICRQPVLGSNTTDNG